Proteins from a genomic interval of Nitrospina gracilis Nb-211:
- a CDS encoding formylglycine-generating enzyme family protein translates to MKFIKTPVLKKCIPFLLGILALAAIPVYAETKAPSPPEGMVLIPEGEFVMGSMRSLRELDPTALFQSDRHMLGPEDPAHNVYLSTYFIDIHEVTNEQYYEFMKATEREKTPRFWNDHEFNQPQQPVVGVTWKEAQAYCHWRGKRLPTEAEWEKASKGTRTIKYPWGDSEPTPEKLNFDNHVGKTTPVGSYDAGKSVYGVHDLAGNVAEWVQDWHYAEYYLFSPKKDPQGPDRGMYKVIRGGHWHNNGEDVRLSYRNATVPTLRQDTVGFRCAKDVESNGASKTEEGTTDK, encoded by the coding sequence ATGAAATTCATCAAAACCCCCGTATTGAAAAAATGCATTCCATTCCTGCTTGGGATCCTGGCACTCGCCGCCATCCCCGTTTACGCCGAAACCAAAGCTCCCTCTCCGCCGGAAGGCATGGTGCTGATTCCGGAAGGAGAGTTCGTCATGGGAAGCATGCGTTCCCTGAGAGAGCTCGACCCCACCGCCCTTTTCCAGAGTGATCGCCATATGCTGGGACCGGAAGACCCGGCGCACAATGTCTATCTCAGCACCTACTTCATCGACATCCATGAAGTGACCAACGAACAGTATTACGAGTTCATGAAAGCCACGGAACGCGAAAAGACGCCGCGTTTCTGGAACGACCATGAATTCAACCAGCCGCAACAACCGGTGGTCGGCGTCACGTGGAAAGAGGCACAGGCCTATTGTCATTGGCGGGGCAAACGCCTGCCCACCGAAGCGGAGTGGGAAAAGGCCTCCAAGGGCACGCGCACCATCAAGTATCCGTGGGGTGACTCCGAACCGACTCCCGAAAAACTGAACTTCGACAACCATGTTGGAAAAACCACGCCGGTGGGTTCGTATGACGCAGGCAAATCCGTTTACGGCGTACACGATCTCGCCGGCAACGTTGCCGAATGGGTGCAGGACTGGCACTATGCGGAATACTATTTATTCTCACCGAAGAAGGACCCGCAGGGCCCCGACCGCGGCATGTACAAGGTGATTCGCGGAGGGCACTGGCACAACAACGGCGAGGACGTGCGCCTCAGTTACAGAAACGCCACCGTGCCGACACTCCGGCAGGACACCGTGGGCTTTCGTTGCGCGAAGGACGTAGAGAGCAACGGCGCATCCAAAACGGAGGAAGGCACAACAGACAAGTAG
- the coaBC gene encoding bifunctional phosphopantothenoylcysteine decarboxylase/phosphopantothenate--cysteine ligase CoaBC has protein sequence MTGKKIVLGVSGGIAAYKAVELLRLLVKAGAEVYVVMTENAKQFITPLTFEALSGHPVYHRIFDSERSASMEHIRAAEDAELMVVAPSTANTIGKMANGLADDPLSTLYAAFAGTVIVAPAMNDQMWANEAVQDNLRKLKMRGVGVVEPESGELACGVIGQGRLAEPQIIFEAVQKRLVQKQDWAGRRVLVTAGPTREPIDPVRFITNHSSGKMGYAIAEEARKRGAVVTLISGPTSLDAPAGVEVIPCQRASEMRDLVLEHFTNCDVLVMTAAVGDFAPADIQKEKIKKSGGQPLVLNLQPTPDILKEVAARKTHQTVVGFAAESENVVQSALGKLQRKQLDLIVANDISAPGIGFQSDFNQVQLIRGANSIETLPRLPKREIAGILLDRIRDLPK, from the coding sequence ATGACAGGCAAAAAAATCGTGCTGGGCGTCTCCGGCGGCATCGCCGCCTACAAGGCGGTGGAACTGTTGCGCCTGCTCGTCAAGGCCGGGGCCGAGGTGTACGTGGTGATGACGGAGAATGCCAAGCAGTTCATCACCCCGCTCACCTTCGAAGCGTTGTCCGGCCACCCGGTGTATCACAGGATTTTCGACTCGGAGCGTTCGGCGTCGATGGAGCACATCCGCGCCGCGGAAGACGCCGAATTGATGGTCGTCGCCCCGTCCACCGCCAACACCATCGGCAAGATGGCCAACGGCCTGGCGGACGACCCGCTTTCCACTTTATATGCGGCATTCGCCGGGACGGTGATCGTCGCCCCCGCCATGAACGATCAGATGTGGGCGAATGAGGCGGTGCAGGACAACCTGCGCAAACTGAAAATGCGCGGCGTTGGGGTGGTGGAACCGGAATCGGGCGAGCTGGCCTGCGGGGTCATCGGGCAGGGACGGCTGGCCGAGCCACAGATCATCTTTGAGGCAGTGCAGAAACGGCTGGTGCAGAAGCAGGACTGGGCGGGACGCCGCGTGCTGGTCACTGCCGGGCCCACGCGCGAGCCCATCGACCCGGTGCGCTTCATCACCAACCACTCCTCCGGCAAGATGGGCTACGCCATCGCCGAAGAAGCGCGCAAGCGGGGTGCTGTGGTGACGCTCATCAGCGGCCCGACGTCGCTGGACGCGCCCGCCGGGGTGGAGGTGATTCCCTGCCAGCGTGCCTCCGAGATGCGCGACCTCGTGCTGGAACACTTTACGAATTGCGATGTGCTGGTGATGACGGCGGCGGTGGGGGACTTCGCGCCCGCCGACATTCAAAAGGAAAAGATCAAAAAGTCCGGCGGCCAGCCACTGGTGCTCAACCTGCAACCGACGCCGGATATCCTGAAGGAAGTGGCCGCCCGGAAAACGCACCAGACGGTGGTGGGCTTCGCCGCCGAAAGTGAAAACGTGGTGCAGAGCGCGCTCGGCAAACTCCAGCGCAAACAACTCGACCTCATCGTCGCCAACGACATCAGCGCACCGGGCATCGGGTTTCAATCCGACTTCAACCAGGTGCAATTGATCCGCGGGGCGAACAGCATCGAGACCCTGCCGCGTCTCCCCAAGCGCGAGATCGCGGGCATCCTGCTCGACCGCATCCGCGACCTCCCCAAATAA
- the galT gene encoding galactose-1-phosphate uridylyltransferase, with protein sequence MPELRKDPIVDRWVIIAQERGKRPADFASPTVNAQAGFCPFCLGNEGKTPPEILALRPNGSVPNASGWSLRVVPNKYPALTIEGGIDRVGEGLYDKMNGIGAHEVIIEGPCHEQALEELPERAVQDTLWAFQQRIIDLKRDNRFRYILVFKNHGEAAGATLEHTHSQLVALPIVPELVLEELDGAKRHYEYKERCIYCDIIAQERGDGRRVVMENRDFIAICPYAPRFPFETWILPKYHQAHFEHDSAEALAGAANILKDVLLKLRMVCNQPPYNFVLHNSTVNGKHSTYYHWHIEIMPKLTKLAGFEAGTGFHINPVSPEEAAEILRSCTVHP encoded by the coding sequence ATGCCCGAATTGAGAAAGGACCCCATCGTCGATCGATGGGTCATCATCGCCCAGGAGCGCGGCAAGCGTCCTGCGGATTTTGCCAGCCCCACCGTGAACGCGCAGGCGGGATTTTGTCCTTTCTGCCTCGGAAACGAGGGCAAGACGCCGCCCGAGATCCTCGCCCTCAGGCCGAACGGGTCGGTGCCCAACGCATCCGGCTGGTCTCTGCGCGTGGTGCCCAACAAGTACCCGGCCCTCACCATCGAGGGCGGTATCGACCGCGTCGGCGAAGGCCTGTACGACAAGATGAACGGCATCGGCGCGCACGAGGTCATCATCGAGGGCCCGTGTCACGAGCAGGCGCTGGAAGAGTTGCCGGAGCGCGCCGTGCAGGACACGCTGTGGGCATTCCAGCAACGCATCATCGACTTGAAACGCGACAACCGGTTCCGCTACATCCTCGTGTTCAAAAACCACGGCGAGGCGGCGGGCGCGACGCTCGAGCACACGCACAGCCAGCTGGTGGCGCTTCCTATCGTGCCCGAGCTGGTGCTGGAGGAACTGGATGGAGCGAAGCGGCATTACGAATACAAGGAGCGTTGCATTTACTGCGACATCATCGCGCAGGAGCGGGGCGACGGCCGCCGGGTGGTGATGGAGAACCGCGACTTCATCGCCATCTGTCCGTACGCGCCGCGTTTTCCCTTCGAAACCTGGATTCTCCCCAAATACCACCAGGCGCATTTCGAGCACGATTCGGCCGAGGCGCTGGCCGGGGCGGCGAACATATTGAAGGATGTGCTGTTGAAACTGCGTATGGTCTGCAACCAGCCGCCTTACAATTTCGTCCTGCACAACTCCACCGTCAACGGCAAACACAGCACGTATTACCACTGGCACATCGAAATCATGCCGAAGCTGACCAAGCTGGCCGGGTTCGAGGCCGGCACCGGGTTCCATATCAATCCTGTGAGTCCGGAGGAGGCCGCAGAAATCCTGAGGTCCTGCACCGTTCACCCGTGA
- the glgA gene encoding glycogen synthase GlgA: MARPLKILSVAAEAHPFAKTGGLGDVCGALPLAHHRLGHDVRCVLPHYASVSTHGKATIQNTGRTLSIPVGISNPQAAIHLTHLQNKVPLYLIGNDFYFGRKGLYGEGGTDYPDNASRFVFFCRAALEWCKAIGFQPDIIHCHDWQAGLVPAYLKLVYQHDPFFKNTRTLFTIHNLGYQGNFDVSTLALAHLPAQAFHTQGLEFHGRFSFLKAGLVYSDLLTTVSKRYRQEILLAENGFHMEGVLQTRKDNLYGVLNGVDYEEWDPASDPWIAAPFDRDHLNGKAVCRKTLLEEMNLTVPQKKPVVSMVTRLSWQKGIDLVRDGFAQIMKENIGLVLLGVGDPAYEAFFAKQEKRYAGRFACKLAFDEGLAHRIIAGSDILLMPSVYEPCGLTQMYALRYGTVPVARSVGGLADTVKNFNPDTGRGTGFNFRRFELKYLLQSLRTASGLFANRTPWRRLIRNGMSQNLSWERAATEYIRLYRKALREP; encoded by the coding sequence ATGGCCCGTCCGCTAAAAATCCTGTCCGTCGCCGCCGAAGCCCACCCCTTCGCCAAAACCGGGGGATTGGGCGATGTCTGCGGCGCTCTGCCCCTGGCGCACCACCGGCTGGGACACGACGTGCGTTGCGTGCTTCCGCATTACGCCTCCGTTTCCACTCATGGCAAAGCCACGATTCAAAATACCGGGCGCACCCTATCCATTCCCGTCGGCATCTCCAACCCGCAGGCCGCCATTCATCTGACCCACCTGCAAAACAAGGTGCCGCTTTACCTCATCGGCAACGACTTTTATTTCGGACGCAAGGGATTGTACGGTGAGGGAGGAACCGATTACCCGGACAACGCATCGCGCTTCGTTTTTTTCTGCCGCGCCGCGTTGGAGTGGTGCAAGGCGATTGGGTTCCAACCCGACATCATTCATTGCCATGACTGGCAGGCGGGGCTGGTGCCCGCCTATCTGAAACTCGTTTACCAGCACGACCCGTTTTTCAAAAACACGCGCACCCTGTTCACCATCCACAACCTCGGTTACCAGGGAAACTTCGATGTTTCCACCCTCGCCCTCGCCCACCTGCCCGCCCAAGCCTTCCACACGCAGGGGCTCGAGTTCCACGGCCGCTTCAGTTTTCTGAAAGCGGGGCTGGTCTATTCGGACCTGTTGACCACGGTCAGCAAACGCTACAGGCAGGAAATCCTGCTGGCCGAAAACGGCTTCCACATGGAAGGCGTGCTCCAGACCCGCAAGGACAACCTGTATGGCGTGCTCAACGGCGTCGATTACGAGGAGTGGGACCCGGCGAGCGACCCGTGGATCGCCGCGCCGTTCGACCGCGACCACCTGAATGGCAAGGCCGTCTGCCGAAAAACCCTGCTGGAGGAAATGAACCTCACCGTGCCGCAGAAAAAGCCGGTGGTGTCCATGGTGACGCGCCTCTCGTGGCAGAAGGGCATCGACCTCGTGCGGGACGGGTTCGCTCAAATCATGAAAGAAAACATCGGGCTGGTGCTTCTCGGCGTGGGCGATCCGGCGTACGAGGCGTTCTTCGCCAAACAGGAAAAGCGGTACGCCGGACGTTTCGCCTGCAAACTGGCGTTCGACGAAGGGCTGGCCCACCGCATCATCGCCGGGAGCGACATCCTGCTCATGCCGTCGGTGTACGAACCCTGCGGGCTGACGCAGATGTACGCCCTCCGTTACGGCACCGTGCCCGTGGCCCGGTCGGTGGGGGGATTGGCGGACACGGTGAAGAATTTCAATCCCGACACCGGCCGCGGTACCGGTTTCAATTTCCGCCGCTTTGAATTAAAATATCTCCTGCAATCCCTCCGCACAGCGTCCGGGCTGTTTGCCAACCGGACGCCATGGCGCCGCCTGATTCGAAATGGCATGTCACAGAACCTGAGCTGGGAACGCGCCGCCACGGAATACATCCGGCTCTACCGGAAAGCACTCCGAGAACCCTGA
- a CDS encoding GAF domain-containing sensor histidine kinase, translating into MVDDSIIGLEVLREIAHISTSPLNLDEILAQTIEVIKNKMRIDACSIYLMEQSYFGDLRLKLKATSGLPPSAATRIYLEPGRGVTGWVAQNKTALALSEAMQDPRFVYFPEIEEEKFPSMLSVPLIDHDQCIGVINVHTLDRRQFTATEISILETISAQITGCIRNALEYQKSQALLREQTLLYTINTAVQETPKLDHRIWILMTGITFGGAGGFNRAILFLLDEKSGHLLGYMGLGPDSAEEAGRIWHELSGDGEFSLTRLLENPLWEQFRDTRFNQYARSLKIPLSPGNVVAETALNKKPHIVSDAMNDELVPRDFADALGAPSFATVPLMPHREVLGVLLVDNLYNNAPITESNLQLVGRLATHLGWVIENSRLVNKLLESNRELLSTKEQLIQSEKLAALGELSAEVAHEIKNPLVSVGGFARRLRDRIGDLKERENGAPPPLSDLRGLYRYASIIVNETERLERLLQDILLYSKAEELEVELCRFNELVCEVIDFFEVGIEERNIDLKKSFMEPDVELYLDKKKIKQVIMNLLFNAIESMPHDGLLTVSTYRGHRAGQTESGKESLTLCIEDTGGGIPPDLFENIFNPFFTTKETGTGLGLSISRRIIEEHGGTLHVNNNINKGVTVYVYLPLQKIGNYNKT; encoded by the coding sequence ATGGTGGATGACAGCATCATAGGATTGGAAGTTCTCCGCGAGATCGCCCACATTTCCACCTCGCCGCTCAACCTCGACGAAATCCTCGCGCAGACCATCGAGGTCATCAAGAACAAGATGCGTATCGACGCCTGTTCCATTTACCTCATGGAGCAGTCGTACTTTGGCGATCTGCGGTTGAAGTTGAAAGCCACCAGCGGCCTGCCCCCCTCCGCCGCCACGCGCATTTATCTGGAACCCGGCCGCGGAGTGACCGGCTGGGTGGCGCAGAACAAGACGGCGCTGGCCTTGAGCGAGGCCATGCAGGACCCTCGCTTCGTGTACTTCCCCGAAATCGAAGAAGAAAAATTCCCGTCGATGCTGTCGGTACCGCTGATCGACCACGATCAGTGCATCGGCGTCATCAACGTGCACACTCTCGACCGCAGACAGTTTACGGCGACGGAGATTTCCATTCTGGAAACCATCTCCGCACAGATCACCGGGTGCATCCGCAACGCGCTCGAATACCAGAAAAGTCAGGCCCTGCTCCGCGAACAGACCCTGCTCTATACCATCAATACCGCCGTGCAGGAAACACCGAAGCTCGATCACCGTATCTGGATTCTGATGACGGGCATCACCTTCGGTGGAGCCGGAGGATTCAACCGCGCCATCCTGTTTCTGCTCGACGAAAAATCGGGCCACCTGCTGGGATACATGGGACTGGGACCCGACTCGGCGGAAGAAGCCGGACGCATCTGGCACGAGCTGTCCGGGGACGGCGAGTTTTCCCTCACGCGCCTGCTGGAAAACCCGCTCTGGGAGCAATTCCGCGACACCCGCTTCAACCAGTACGCGCGTTCGCTCAAAATTCCGCTTTCACCTGGAAACGTCGTTGCAGAAACGGCGCTCAATAAAAAGCCCCACATCGTAAGCGACGCGATGAACGACGAACTGGTGCCAAGGGATTTTGCCGATGCGCTGGGTGCGCCCAGCTTCGCCACGGTACCCCTGATGCCGCACCGGGAAGTCCTCGGTGTCCTTCTGGTGGACAACCTGTACAACAACGCACCCATCACCGAGTCCAACCTGCAACTGGTCGGGCGGCTGGCCACACACCTCGGCTGGGTCATCGAAAACTCGCGGCTGGTCAACAAGCTGTTGGAATCCAACCGCGAATTGCTGAGCACCAAGGAACAGTTGATCCAATCCGAAAAACTGGCGGCGCTGGGCGAATTGTCGGCGGAGGTCGCGCACGAAATCAAAAATCCGCTGGTCTCAGTTGGCGGGTTCGCAAGGCGGCTCCGCGACCGTATCGGTGACTTAAAGGAAAGAGAGAATGGCGCGCCGCCTCCCCTTTCCGATCTGCGCGGCCTGTACCGTTATGCAAGCATCATCGTCAACGAGACCGAACGGCTGGAGCGCCTGTTGCAGGATATCCTGCTGTACTCGAAGGCGGAGGAGTTGGAAGTCGAGCTGTGCCGCTTCAACGAACTGGTGTGCGAGGTGATCGACTTTTTTGAGGTTGGCATCGAGGAACGCAACATCGACCTCAAAAAGAGCTTCATGGAACCGGATGTGGAACTCTACCTGGACAAGAAAAAGATCAAGCAGGTCATCATGAACCTGCTGTTCAACGCCATCGAGTCCATGCCGCACGACGGGCTCCTGACGGTATCCACCTACCGTGGCCACCGCGCGGGCCAGACGGAAAGCGGTAAGGAGTCCCTGACGCTATGCATCGAAGACACCGGCGGCGGCATTCCTCCGGATTTGTTCGAGAATATCTTCAATCCCTTTTTCACCACCAAAGAGACCGGCACCGGGTTGGGGTTGTCCATTTCCCGGCGCATCATCGAGGAACACGGCGGCACCCTGCACGTCAACAACAACATCAACAAGGGGGTTACCGTGTATGTGTATTTACCGTTGCAAAAAATCGGTAATTATAATAAAACCTGA